The genomic stretch CCCGCACGCCGCTCCACGATTGCTCGACGCCGCGCCTTGCTTCATCGATACTATGAGTCATCGAAGCCTCCTCTCTCGGTGGTCACATGGTTTCCCAACCGTGATTATTCCGAGTTTTGGAGGCTTCTTTTGGAGGCTTCGTCGATCCCCTACCCCCTGCAAATCCCTAGGATTCTGCGGGATCAGCGTTACGCAAAGTGGGAAATGCACCCGAACTATTTCCGCTTCCGGCTCAGTCCCGAGGTCATCATCTCGGCGGGCGCACGGGTCAAGCAGCCCGGCGAGGAAATGCGTGGCGAGCCGGTGGAGCTGATCGCCCGCCATGAGCCGCGCAGCAAGAAATTGCCGTACGAGCGCCTGCTGCGCGACGCGATCCGAAGCGATCCCTCGCTCTTCACGCGCGACGACAGCGTGGAAGCGGCGTGGCGGGTGATCGACCCGGTGCTCAGCGACGCCGAGCCGGTGCACGAGTACGAGCCCGGTAGCTGGGGACCATCGGCTGCCGCAGGTCTCCTCGGGCCTCGGATCGTGCCATTCCTCGTCGTTGATCACGATGCCAGGCGTCGTGCTGACTCCAGCCCAGGTGGTGTTTTTGCTCGATTTGGACCTGTTGCATTTCCCCGCCGTCGCGCCGGTGCGCGCCGCGGCCACGACCCGCAGCACATCTCCCCAGGAGCAGGCATGAACAAGACCGAGCAGCTGCGCGATCTCGGCCAGAGCCTATGGCTAGACAACATCACCCGCAAGATGCTCGAGGACGCCAGCCTGTGCCGCTACATCGAGGAGTTCTCGGTGACCGGCCTGACGTCGAACCCGACGATCTTCGACGAGGCGATCGGCAACAGCGGCGCCTACGACGAAGGTATCCGCGAAAAGGCGGGCGCTGGTAAATCCGGCGAAGCGTTGTTCATGGAACTGGCGCTGGAAGACCTGCGCCGCGCCGCCGACCTGTTCCGGTCGATCTTCGACTCCACCGACAGGGTCGACGGTTGGGTTTCGATGGAAGTGTCGCCGCTGTTGGCGCAGGACACGGCGGGCAGCATCGCGGCGGCCGCGCAGATCCATGCGCAGGCGGATCGACCGAATCTGTTCGTCAAGATCCCGGGTACGCCGGAAGGGATACCCGCAATCGAGGAATCGATCTTCTCCGGCGTGCCGATCAACGTTACCCTGCTGTTCTCGCGCGAGCAGTATCTCGCCGCCGCCGAGGCCTATCTGCGCGGCATCGAACGACGCATCGCCGCCTGGCTCGATCCGCAGATCGGGTCGGTCGCCTCGCTGTTCGTCAGCCGCTGGGACAAGGCGGTGAGCGACAAGGTGCCCGCGGGATTGCGCAACCGGCTCGGTATCGCGATCGGCCAGCGTACCTACCGCGCCTATCGGGAGCTGCTGTCCTCGCCGCGCTGGCGCCGGCTCGCCGCCGCCGGTGCGCGCCCGCAGCGCCTGCTCTGGGCCAGCACCGGAACGAAGGATCCGCAGGCCCCCGACACCTTGTATGTCGAAGCCCTCGCCGCGCCGGACACCATCGACACCATGCCCGAGAAGACGCTGCGCGCCTATGTCGAGCACGGCGCGCTCAGGGGCGCGATGGCGACCGACGGCGGCGATGCCGAAGCGGTGCTGGCGCACTTCGCGCAGGCCGGGGCCGGGATCGACGTCGACGCGCTCGCGCTCCAGTTGCAGCGCGACGGAGCGCAGGCCTTCGTGAAGTCCTGGAAGGAATTGCTGGAGCGCATCGCCGGCAAGAGCGCGGCGCTCGCCGGCGCCGCCAAGGAGAACGCGTGACTGCCGACCTGCGAGCCGATCTACCAGTATCGGCTTCGGGGTGGCCGGCGTTTGGCTAACCTGCTTTCCGCTCCTCTGCCCGGGGATGGTCGAACGCGTAGTGCCAACTTACTAGCTTCGAAGCCTATGGCTAGCACACCGTGTCGGTCGTGGACGGCAAGGACCTCGCCGCGATCGACTGCCGCACTGCGGACCGCGCGCGCGGAAACGGCGCGGCCGTCGCTGATCCTGGTGCGCACCCACATCGGCTACGGCTCCCCCAACAAGCGCGATAGCTTCGAGGCGCACGGTTCGCCGCTGGGCGTCGACGAGGTGCGCCTGACCAAGCAGAAACTCGGCTGGCCGACTGAGCCGCCGTTCCTGATTCCGGAACCGGCGTGCGTTCCATATTTGGTCTCTCGACGGGACATAGCCACAACCGTGATGGGGTCATCGTCCGCAACACAGCTTGTACTTTCGCCCACTGTTACAGGGACACGGCGCATTGTGCCCGGTCCCCGGGAACTTTTCAGCACGCGCCGACGTTGTCCGGCGCGTTTGGGGCGCGGGTGCCCCTCTGGAAGGTTCCATCGAACCCAGCCGGTGCATGCGCGGGAACATCTCCTGGTGACGCTGGATCATCGGGACGACGACGGAACGCCGAAACGTCTCAAACTGGTCGTCATCCATCTGCAGGGTCGACCGCATCTTGGCGATGGCCTCGTCACGCCCTTGCTCCGGCAACAACGCGAGATTCCAACAGAGCTGACTAAGCACGAACGCGCTGTTCATTTGCTGCGTCGAGCCGTCAGTTTGATCAAGCAGCGGTTGCGCGTAGGCCGCCATGGCTTCTGCAATGCCTCCCATCGAGTCTCTCCGTATGGCGCTGCCTAACGCTGGAATTGACCGGCCCGCCGGCAAGAAACACCACGGCCCGCGCCGGCACACTGCGCACCGAAGCCACCGCACTTGACGCTGCCACTGACCTCGGCGGGTCCGCGTTGAATGGCCTGTCAGGCTGAGTTTATCATGATACCCCTGTTTCTCAAGCGGCGTTTAGACGGCAACCCCAGTGAGCAGCTCAGGAACGCCGTAGTAGCCTGTACTCGAAGAGGCCAGTTCTGATGTGCCGCTGCCTTGCTGGAATCGGCTCTCGGCAGCGCCCATCTGAGCTGAGCTTCTCGCGATCTTCTGAAGCATCTCCAGGGTATCGCGATAAAAGCCTTCGATGAGAAGCGGAGCAGGGCTACGTGGACGAGGTCCGATTCATGATGGGAGCCTCTTGTACGGCTTCCGCTTACGGCTCATGGAAGGCATCGAAGAGCGGTAAATCACGCTGACCCGACCGAGGCCCGGCCGCATGACCCCCTGGTGCCCGGTGCGGCGCCTCCCGGGCCGCCTGCGGCCCCGGCGCGGTTTCCTGGTGTACACTTTCCACCCATGACGGTGCACTCTCCCATCCATTTCGAAGGCACCACCATCCTCTCGGTCAGGCGCGCTGGGCGGGTGGTCATGGGCGGGGACGGGCAGGTGTCGTTGGGCAACACGGTCATGAAAGGCAACGCCTGCAAGGTCAGGCGCATGCGCGGCGATCAGATCCTGGCCGGCTTCGCGGGCGGTACCGCGGATGCCTTCACGCTCTTCGAGCGCTTCGAGGCCAAGCTCGACAAGCACCAGGGCAACCTCAAGCGCTCGGCGGTCGAGCTGGCCAAGGATTGGCGCACCGATCGGGCCTTGAGGCGGTTGGAGGCCCTGCTCGCGGTGGCGGATCGGGGCGCCTCGCTCATCATCTCCGGCACCGGGGATGTGATCGAGCCCGAGGGTGAGGTCCTGGCCATCGGCTCGGGCGGCCCCTTCGCACAGGCCGCGGCGCGGGCGCTCTGCCTGCACACCGAGTTGCCGGCGCGCGCCGTCGTGGAGACGGCGCTCCGCATCGCCGCGGACATCTGCATCTACACCAACGCCAACCTCACCATCGAGGAGATGGAGGCCGAGGCCTCGCCGGTCCGCTAGGCATCCCATGAGCGCGTTCACGCCCGCCGAGATCGTCCGCGAGCTCGACAAACACATCATCGGTCAGGACGCCGCCAAACGCGCCGTCGCCATCGCGCTCCGCAACCGCTGGCGCCGGCTGCAGGTGCGCGCGGATCTCCGCAACGAGATCACACCAAAGAATATATTGATGATCGGCCCGACCGGGGTCGGCAAGACCGAGATCGCGCGCCGCCTCGCGAAGCTCGCCGAGGCGCCCTTCCTCAAGGTGGAGGCCACCAAGTTCACCGAGATCGGGTACGTGGGCCGCGACGTCGAGTCCATCATCCGCGATCTCGGCGACATCGCCGTCAAGATGACGCGCGAGGAGGCCATGTCGCGGGTGCGCGCCCAGGCCCAGGCGGCCGCCGAGGAGCGCGTGCTCGACATCCTGCTCCCGGCCGCGCGCATGGGCGTCGTCCATGACGAGGGCGGCTCCGCGACCCGCGAGCGCTTCCGAGAGATGCTCAAGGACGGCAGGCTCGCCGATCGCGAGATCGAGGCCGAGGTCTCCGCCCCGCGGATCGGCGTCGAGATCATGGCCCCGCCCGGCATGGAGGAGATGACCCAGCAGCTCCAGTCCATGTTCCAGAACCTCGGCAGCGGCCGTACCCGCACCCGCAAGCTGCGCGTCAAGGAGGCACAGAAGCTCCTGGCGGAAGAAGAGGCCTTGAAGCTCATCAACGAGGAGGACATCAAGACCCGGGCGGTGGATCGCGCCGAGCAGCACGGCATCGTGTTCCTGGACGAGATCGACAAGGTCG from Pseudomonadota bacterium encodes the following:
- the tal gene encoding transaldolase: MNKTEQLRDLGQSLWLDNITRKMLEDASLCRYIEEFSVTGLTSNPTIFDEAIGNSGAYDEGIREKAGAGKSGEALFMELALEDLRRAADLFRSIFDSTDRVDGWVSMEVSPLLAQDTAGSIAAAAQIHAQADRPNLFVKIPGTPEGIPAIEESIFSGVPINVTLLFSREQYLAAAEAYLRGIERRIAAWLDPQIGSVASLFVSRWDKAVSDKVPAGLRNRLGIAIGQRTYRAYRELLSSPRWRRLAAAGARPQRLLWASTGTKDPQAPDTLYVEALAAPDTIDTMPEKTLRAYVEHGALRGAMATDGGDAEAVLAHFAQAGAGIDVDALALQLQRDGAQAFVKSWKELLERIAGKSAALAGAAKENA
- a CDS encoding SEC-C metal-binding domain-containing protein, with the translated sequence MGGIAEAMAAYAQPLLDQTDGSTQQMNSAFVLSQLCWNLALLPEQGRDEAIAKMRSTLQMDDDQFETFRRSVVVPMIQRHQEMFPRMHRLGSMEPSRGAPAPQTRRTTSARAEKFPGTGHNAPCPCNSGRKYKLCCGR
- the hslV gene encoding ATP-dependent protease subunit HslV; its protein translation is MGGDGQVSLGNTVMKGNACKVRRMRGDQILAGFAGGTADAFTLFERFEAKLDKHQGNLKRSAVELAKDWRTDRALRRLEALLAVADRGASLIISGTGDVIEPEGEVLAIGSGGPFAQAAARALCLHTELPARAVVETALRIAADICIYTNANLTIEEMEAEASPVR
- the hslU gene encoding ATP-dependent protease ATPase subunit HslU, whose translation is MSAFTPAEIVRELDKHIIGQDAAKRAVAIALRNRWRRLQVRADLRNEITPKNILMIGPTGVGKTEIARRLAKLAEAPFLKVEATKFTEIGYVGRDVESIIRDLGDIAVKMTREEAMSRVRAQAQAAAEERVLDILLPAARMGVVHDEGGSATRERFREMLKDGRLADREIEAEVSAPRIGVEIMAPPGMEEMTQQLQSMFQNLGSGRTRTRKLRVKEAQKLLAEEEALKLINEEDIKTRAVDRAEQHGIVFLDEIDKVARRSEYGGPDVSREGVQRDLLPLVEGCTVSTKYGVIKTDHILFIASGAFHLSKPSDLIPELQGRLPIRVELDALTVGDFVRILTEPDASLTEQYTALMETEGVGLRFAESGIARLAEVAWQVNERAENIGARRLHTVLERLLESVSFAAGSGEVTALTVDAAYVDAQLGALAEDEDLARYIL